A genomic region of Streptomyces rimosus contains the following coding sequences:
- a CDS encoding nitroreductase family protein codes for MSDGPATLDIDGLLTRTPTVRRRLDLTRPVARPLLAQCLRLALHAPNGGNRQNWWFLVIDDPETKAGIAQYYKAASDAYLDAAPPAAMSERAVAGVRHLADHLHQVPALVLAGTRGRLPHDAPLARQSSFFGSVYPAVWSFMLAARSRGLGTALTTVHLAHEREVAALVGIPADEMTQVALVAVGHTTGESGFRPTPRQPLDEVVSWNRWQQ; via the coding sequence ATGAGCGACGGCCCCGCCACCCTCGACATCGACGGGCTGCTGACCCGTACGCCCACCGTGCGCCGTCGGCTCGACCTGACCAGGCCGGTCGCCCGGCCCCTGCTCGCCCAGTGCCTCCGGCTCGCCCTGCACGCGCCCAACGGCGGGAACCGGCAGAACTGGTGGTTCCTGGTGATCGACGATCCGGAGACGAAGGCGGGGATCGCGCAGTACTACAAGGCCGCCTCGGACGCCTATCTCGACGCCGCGCCCCCTGCGGCGATGAGCGAGCGGGCCGTGGCCGGCGTGCGCCACCTCGCCGACCACCTGCACCAGGTGCCCGCCCTCGTCCTGGCCGGCACCCGCGGGCGACTGCCCCACGACGCGCCGCTCGCCCGGCAGTCGAGCTTCTTCGGCTCCGTCTATCCGGCGGTGTGGAGCTTCATGCTCGCCGCCCGCAGCCGTGGCCTGGGCACCGCGCTGACCACGGTGCACCTCGCCCACGAACGCGAGGTCGCGGCGCTGGTCGGCATCCCGGCCGACGAGATGACCCAGGTCGCCCTGGTGGCCGTCGGACACACGACGGGGGAGTCCGGCTTCCGCCCCACCCCGCGCCAGCCGCTCGACGAGGTCGTGTCCTGGAACAGGTGGCAGCAGTGA